A stretch of Carya illinoinensis cultivar Pawnee chromosome 14, C.illinoinensisPawnee_v1, whole genome shotgun sequence DNA encodes these proteins:
- the LOC122293865 gene encoding disease resistance protein RUN1-like, whose translation MESNDVRFVGIHGMGGVGKTTLAEIIYDRVSSDCRFEGNSFISFNGEKSTARDLASLQTQLLSGIMQERIEVSDPHEGIEMIRSRMQNKKVFIVLDNVDSDEQLEALAGDHNWFGPGSRVIITCRDSHLLKINKVNDMCAVQLLQPADALELFSLSAFDETHPPEDYKDLSMDFVNYAGGLPLALKVLGGFLFGRTIDFWESARDHLKGNPPKKISDILQISFDGLGES comes from the coding sequence ATGGAATCGAATGATGTTCGCTTCGTAGGAATTCATGGGATGGGTGGCGTTGGTAAGACAACGCTGGCCGAAATAATTTATGATAGAGTTTCTTCTGATTGTCGATTTGAAGGAAACAGCTTTATTTCTTTCAATGGAGAAAAATCTACAGCTCGTGATCTAGCTTCTTTACAAACGCAACTTCTTTCTGGGATCATGCAAGAACGTATAGAAGTATCGGATCCTCACGAAGGAATTGAGATGATAAGAAGCAGGATGCAgaataaaaaagtttttatcGTCCTTGATAATGTGGATAGTGACGAGCAACTAGAGGCATTAGCAGGGGATCATAATTGGTTTGGTCCAGGGAGTAGGGTAATTATAACATGCAGAGATAGTCATctgttgaaaataaataaagtgaatgatatgTGTGCGGTTCAGCTGCTTCAACCCGCCGATGCTTTGGAGCTCTTTAGTTTGTCAGCCTTCGACGAAACCCATCCTCCAGAGGATTACAAGGATCTATCTATGGATTTTGTGAATTATGCTGGAGGCCTTCCTTTAGCTCTTAAAGTTTTGGGTGGCTTCTTATTTGGGAGAACAATAGATTTTTGGGAAAGTGCTAGGGATCATCTAAAAGGAAATCctccaaaaaaaatttctgatatACTTCAAATAAGTTTTGATGGGCTGGGGGAATCGTAG
- the LOC122293866 gene encoding uncharacterized mitochondrial protein AtMg00310-like → MRDRASGQFLNKEKTAMFFSSNTDSENRRKILREGGDLVKGSYERYLGLPTLVGKSKYNTFRCLKEGVWQKINNWKNSFLSSAGKEIMIKTVLQAIPSYTMSVFKLPKKLICKELNGMLAKFWWGNQQRECCIQWRSWKKMGQSKENGGVGFRDLENFNLALPGRILQNPSSLTTKIYKEKYLRNFSLLEVKLGNTPSLIWRSVWSYMGLLKEGLRWRVGNGNKIQIWGQK, encoded by the coding sequence ATGAGAGATCGAGCTTCTGGACAATTTTTAAACAAGGAAAAGACAGCTATGTTTTTCAGTTCAAACACTGATtcagaaaatagaagaaagatTTTAAGGGAAGGAGGGGATCTGGTGAAAGGGAGCTATGAAAGATACTTGGGGCTTCCCACTCTGGTGGGTAAATCTAAGTATAACACCTTTAGGTGTTTAAAAGAAGGAGTttggcaaaaaataaataactggaAGAATTCTTTTCTCTCGAGTGCAGGGAAAGAAATTATGATAAAGACTGTTCTACAGGCTATTCCATCCTACACTATGAGTGTATTCAAGCTGCCAAAGAAGCTAATTTGCAAAGAACTTAATGGAATGCTTGCCAAGTTTTGGTGGGGTAATCAACAAAGAGAATGCTGTATCCAATGGAGGAGCTGGAAAAAAATGGGGCAATCAAAAGAAAATGGAGGGGTGGGGTTCAGAGACCTAGAGAATTTCAACTTAGCTTTGCCTGGGAGAATACTTCAGAATCCTTCTTCTTTAACTACTAAGATCTACAAGGAAAAGTACTTAAGAAATTTCTCACTGTTGGAGGTAAAACTGGGAAATACACCCTCCTTGATATGGAGAAGTGTTTGGAGTTATATGGGATTGCTTAAAGAAGGACTCAGGTGGAGGGTGGGGAATGGTAACAAGATCCAGATATGGGGTCAAAAATGA
- the LOC122293867 gene encoding TMV resistance protein N-like gives MVTQRPSSSTNSEDSEKRERDNSSCSEEDEKIISSSSPSSSTPRLTHDVFLSFRGEDTRTSFTDHLYEDLKRRGIRVFRDDKSLEKGKCIPQEHLQAIQESQYAIVIFSANYASSKWCLRELAEIVEWKERKNLTIIPIFYHVNPSDVRKQGGTFKKAFAAHGKDPMVDSEEIGTWRKACTKVGNISGEHINGDR, from the coding sequence atggTCACTCAAAGACCCTCTTCATCTACTAATTCCGAAGATAgtgagaaaagagaaagagacaATTCATCTTGTTcggaagaagatgaaaaaatcaTATCCTCTTCCTCACCTTCTTCCTCGACGCCTCGATTGACACATGATGTTTTCCTTAGTTTCCGTGGCGAAGACACTCGAACGAGTTTTACGGATCATCTATATGAAGATTTAAAACGGAGAGGTATTCGAGTCTTCAGGGATGACAAATCACTCGAGAAAGGAAAATGCATTCCTCAAGAGCATTTGCAAGCAATTCAAGAATCCCAATACGCCATCGTCATTTTTTCGGCAAATTATGCTTCTTCCAAATGGTGCCTCAGGGAACTTGCCGAGATCGTTGAATGGAAGGAAAGGAAGAATCTCACAATTATTCCTATTTTCTATCATGTGAATCCTTCAGATGTAAGAAAACAAGGAGGGACTTTTAAAAAAGCTTTCGCCGCACATGGAAAAGATCCCATGGTAGACAGCGAAGAGATTGGTACGTGGAGAAAAGCTTGCACAAAAGTCGGCAATATTTCCGGGGAGCACATAAATGGGGACAGGTAA